In one window of Poriferisphaera corsica DNA:
- the ftsY gene encoding signal recognition particle-docking protein FtsY — protein sequence MGLFKSVFTKIKDGLSKTREAGPTAQLRNILVGKALSAELIREIEKLLIQADVGVKTAIELRKDIQAGWERSEITTGTDAWEFLKSQLIAYFPDEDRQIHFAESGPTVILVAGINGAGKTTSIAKITKSLRDEGKTVLLAACDTFRAAAVEQLEIWSDRLGVEVVKGKQGGDPAAVAFDAADAAVARGVDCLVIDTAGRLHTQEHLMRQLTKIKNVVGKKIPGAPHETILVIDATTGQNGINQAKIFTQASDVSGIFLSKLDGSARGGIVIAIREELNLPVKFIGVGETPDDVQPFDPPSFVEAMFVE from the coding sequence ATGGGATTATTTAAATCCGTATTCACCAAAATCAAAGACGGCCTCTCCAAAACCCGTGAGGCAGGCCCCACCGCGCAATTGCGCAATATCCTTGTCGGCAAGGCACTTTCCGCTGAACTTATCCGTGAAATCGAAAAACTCCTCATCCAAGCCGACGTCGGCGTCAAAACCGCTATCGAACTCCGTAAGGACATCCAAGCCGGCTGGGAGCGCTCAGAAATCACCACAGGCACCGACGCGTGGGAATTCCTTAAATCCCAGCTCATCGCTTATTTCCCCGATGAAGATCGGCAGATCCATTTCGCTGAATCCGGCCCAACAGTCATTCTTGTTGCCGGCATCAACGGTGCAGGCAAAACCACCTCCATTGCTAAGATCACCAAATCACTCCGAGATGAAGGCAAAACTGTTCTGCTCGCTGCCTGTGACACATTCCGCGCTGCTGCTGTTGAACAACTCGAAATCTGGTCCGACCGTCTCGGTGTTGAAGTCGTAAAAGGTAAGCAGGGCGGGGATCCCGCTGCCGTTGCATTTGATGCAGCCGACGCCGCTGTTGCTCGTGGTGTTGACTGTTTGGTGATCGATACCGCAGGCCGTTTGCACACACAAGAACACCTGATGCGCCAACTCACGAAAATCAAAAACGTCGTCGGCAAAAAAATTCCGGGAGCGCCGCATGAAACGATTCTTGTGATCGATGCGACCACAGGTCAAAACGGAATCAACCAAGCGAAAATTTTCACGCAAGCATCCGATGTGTCTGGCATCTTCCTCTCGAAACTCGACGGCTCCGCTCGCGGTGGTATCGTGATTGCGATTCGTGAGGAACTGAATTTACCGGTGAAGTTTATTGGTGTGGGCGAGACGCCGGATGATGTGCAACCGTTCGATCCACCGTCATTTGTCGAAGCCATGTTTGTTGAGTGA
- a CDS encoding PEP-CTERM sorting domain-containing protein (PEP-CTERM proteins occur, often in large numbers, in the proteomes of bacteria that also encode an exosortase, a predicted intramembrane cysteine proteinase. The presence of a PEP-CTERM domain at a protein's C-terminus predicts cleavage within the sorting domain, followed by covalent anchoring to some some component of the (usually Gram-negative) cell surface. Many PEP-CTERM proteins exhibit an unusual sequence composition that includes large numbers of potential glycosylation sites. Expression of one such protein has been shown restore the ability of a bacterium to form floc, a type of biofilm.), translating into MKFKLSLFLMITLMLLTGMADRADAAVIHYRAQGHFISSFNPHGMLDHILPLVSFDTNDANNKVTVDIMVDYEGVSPEQGASPGTGWFYKDVVESYVYTIDGTQYQFNTNYTTTMINVKDGGSPTEIDIWSVSLLNEATLQTDAIGFGFEPSTYTSDINPADFPSGATMTNAEGGIAYFSTAFNTLVYAIDSWEIVEVPEPGSVAMVAMGLVLLRKRRSTR; encoded by the coding sequence ATGAAATTCAAACTGTCATTATTTTTAATGATTACGCTTATGCTTTTAACTGGGATGGCTGATCGGGCTGATGCTGCGGTCATTCATTATCGTGCGCAGGGGCATTTCATTTCATCATTCAATCCTCACGGGATGTTGGATCACATCTTGCCGTTGGTTTCGTTTGATACGAATGATGCGAACAACAAAGTAACCGTAGATATTATGGTTGATTACGAGGGGGTTTCACCTGAGCAAGGGGCGTCGCCAGGCACGGGGTGGTTTTATAAGGACGTGGTGGAGAGCTATGTGTATACGATTGATGGGACGCAGTATCAGTTTAACACGAATTACACGACTACGATGATCAATGTGAAAGATGGCGGCTCGCCTACAGAGATAGATATCTGGTCGGTGTCGCTGTTGAATGAGGCAACGCTGCAAACAGATGCGATTGGGTTTGGGTTTGAGCCATCGACGTATACGTCTGATATTAACCCGGCGGATTTTCCGAGCGGCGCGACGATGACGAACGCTGAGGGCGGGATCGCGTATTTCAGTACGGCGTTTAATACGTTGGTGTATGCGATTGATTCGTGGGAGATTGTAGAAGTACCTGAGCCGGGGAGTGTTGCGATGGTAGCGATGGGGTTGGTTCTACTACGAAAACGACGATCCACACGATAA
- the bioB gene encoding biotin synthase BioB: protein MIRQSDTGLNQFIMDTALQVLSGTPATREQAMQLTQIPDTDLHDLFFWANKIKQKFVGPHVKFCSIVAGKVGACPEDCTYCSQSKLYQTHVTPDKMSVEDMEEAAREAAKNGANAFGIVNSGRGPTDAELDWMEPFFRNTSEGKNGKINPCATLGIATKEQAERLHDMGVKRINHNLETSRRQFHKVTSTHSYQDRVDAIKTYKDAGMHICAGGIFGMGEQWEDRIDMAIELRDLKVDTVPVNFLYAIPGTKLHGTIEELPPMECLKIIAIYRFLLHDASIKLAGGREKILRDTQALAFFCGASSFLIGNYLTTFGRTPQADHQLLKDLGLKYTDDTGNVYEPDPINATVLAPGADSAPGKPEMMSRRDGSIMALSVLNSGEMPKEPINRSAAGLAAAAAASGQGIGGTGCCS, encoded by the coding sequence ATGATTCGCCAATCAGATACGGGTCTCAATCAATTCATCATGGACACCGCATTGCAAGTCCTCTCCGGCACACCCGCCACCAGAGAACAAGCCATGCAACTCACACAAATCCCTGATACAGATCTCCACGATCTCTTCTTCTGGGCAAACAAGATCAAACAGAAATTCGTCGGCCCGCACGTCAAATTCTGCTCCATCGTTGCAGGCAAAGTTGGCGCCTGCCCTGAAGACTGCACCTACTGCTCACAATCCAAGCTTTATCAAACACACGTAACGCCCGACAAAATGTCCGTCGAGGATATGGAAGAGGCTGCCCGCGAAGCCGCCAAGAACGGCGCCAACGCATTCGGCATCGTCAACTCCGGTCGTGGTCCAACCGACGCCGAACTCGATTGGATGGAACCCTTCTTCCGCAATACATCAGAAGGCAAGAACGGCAAGATCAACCCTTGTGCAACCCTTGGCATCGCCACCAAAGAACAAGCCGAACGCCTTCACGACATGGGCGTAAAACGCATCAATCACAATCTCGAAACCTCTCGTCGCCAGTTCCACAAAGTCACCTCAACCCACTCTTACCAAGACCGTGTTGACGCCATCAAAACCTACAAAGACGCTGGCATGCACATCTGTGCCGGCGGCATCTTCGGCATGGGCGAGCAGTGGGAAGACCGCATCGACATGGCCATCGAACTCCGTGACCTCAAAGTCGACACCGTCCCCGTCAACTTCCTCTACGCAATCCCCGGCACAAAGCTCCACGGCACAATCGAAGAACTTCCGCCCATGGAGTGTCTCAAGATCATCGCCATCTATCGCTTCCTCCTCCACGACGCTTCCATCAAGCTCGCTGGCGGCCGCGAAAAAATCCTTCGCGACACACAAGCACTCGCATTCTTCTGCGGCGCCTCGTCATTCCTCATCGGTAACTACCTCACGACCTTCGGCCGCACCCCACAAGCCGACCACCAACTCCTCAAAGATCTCGGCCTCAAATACACCGACGACACAGGCAACGTCTACGAACCAGACCCCATTAACGCCACAGTTCTTGCCCCCGGTGCAGATTCTGCACCCGGCAAGCCCGAAATGATGTCACGCCGTGACGGTTCCATTATGGCCCTCTCTGTCCTAAACTCCGGCGAAATGCCCAAAGAGCCCATCAACCGATCCGCTGCAGGCCTCGCCGCCGCAGCTGCCGCATCAGGGCAGGGCATCGGCGGTACTGGTTGCTGCTCATAA
- the plsY gene encoding glycerol-3-phosphate 1-O-acyltransferase PlsY — MSEETMYWIIWLIGGYLCGSVPFGLLIGRLKGVDVREHGSKNIGATNTGRVLGKKWGILCFLLDVLKGCVPVLGYGIWSGLSGGEDLSVLAQLMWLGIAVVAVCGHMFPVWLRFKGGKGVATGLGVLLGFWPILTVAGLIAAITWLVVVNMTAYVSLASVLAAGLLPAVSIGLTFAFGGSWQNAMVFGLLTGALAGAVIIKHRSNITRLKAGEENKVGWGLKGKKLKTLSDN; from the coding sequence ATGAGTGAAGAAACGATGTACTGGATTATTTGGCTGATCGGCGGTTATTTGTGCGGCTCTGTGCCGTTTGGGCTGCTGATTGGGCGGCTGAAGGGTGTGGACGTGCGCGAGCATGGGTCGAAGAACATTGGCGCGACAAATACAGGACGGGTGCTGGGTAAAAAATGGGGGATTCTATGTTTTCTGCTGGATGTGCTGAAGGGGTGCGTTCCGGTGCTGGGCTATGGCATTTGGAGTGGATTGAGCGGCGGTGAGGATTTGAGTGTGTTAGCACAGCTGATGTGGCTTGGCATCGCGGTCGTGGCGGTATGCGGACATATGTTCCCGGTGTGGCTTCGATTCAAAGGCGGCAAGGGCGTGGCAACGGGCTTGGGCGTGCTATTGGGATTCTGGCCGATACTCACAGTGGCTGGTCTGATTGCTGCAATCACGTGGTTAGTTGTGGTGAATATGACGGCGTATGTCTCACTTGCCTCTGTGTTGGCTGCGGGTCTACTGCCTGCGGTGAGTATTGGGCTGACCTTTGCGTTTGGTGGCAGTTGGCAAAACGCGATGGTGTTCGGGTTGCTGACTGGCGCGTTGGCAGGGGCAGTGATCATCAAGCATCGAAGCAACATCACGCGACTCAAAGCGGGGGAAGAGAACAAAGTGGGCTGGGGACTGAAGGGGAAGAAATTAAAAACTCTCTCCGACAATTAG
- a CDS encoding DUF3568 family protein yields the protein MKTIRTAFYLTLVVGLFSALVACQTEQPNVTNSFGTISGFVDADPSDVADATTKALQEKGYSEIKKTETDNAVRMVARNQDDTKIDITITKHGNNVSKLEIHYGAFGNETKSIELYDTIQKSM from the coding sequence ATGAAAACAATTAGAACAGCATTCTATCTCACACTCGTCGTTGGTTTGTTCTCAGCGTTGGTCGCATGTCAGACCGAACAACCCAATGTCACTAATTCCTTTGGCACAATTTCTGGTTTCGTAGATGCCGACCCAAGCGATGTCGCAGACGCAACCACCAAAGCCTTACAGGAAAAGGGTTACAGCGAAATCAAGAAGACAGAAACAGATAACGCTGTCCGCATGGTTGCACGCAACCAAGACGATACCAAGATCGATATTACAATTACCAAACATGGTAACAACGTTTCCAAACTTGAGATCCATTACGGCGCGTTTGGTAACGAAACGAAAAGCATCGAACTCTACGACACAATCCAAAAATCGATGTAA
- the gpmI gene encoding 2,3-bisphosphoglycerate-independent phosphoglycerate mutase: MSDSPKPVVVIVRDGWGDNPNPEHDAFNAIKLAKTPRGAELLNKYPWTLIHTSGEMVGLNDGTMGNSEVGHQNIGAGRIVNQESVRITKSIRDGDFFDNEAMVKAVKSAKAKGGYVHLLGIASDAGVHGMLTHLYACIELCKKLGQEKVAIHLFCDGRDTGPYTGKGYIEQIVAKCAELGVGSIASIIGRYYAMDRDNRWERVKMAYDLLTTGEVDGKVVPNFDDAISAAQNYYDNPTNDSQNGDEFIMPRTVGDASATRIKDGDSVIFYNYRGDRPREITRAFMQPDFFGNVLPSPESGAKGFERKQLDIQYVCMTAYDESFIGWPNLGVAYLKPPKMINIGGEYLSKLGKTQFRCAETEKFPHVTFFANDYREEPFPGEGRQMAQSPKVATYDLQPEMSAYEIRDIVLGRVNAEDCEDFILVNFANGDMVGHTGKLDAAIKAVETVDQCVGEIVDAVLARGGKLIVTADHGNAEQMFNPDTDAPHTAHTLYDVECILVDPDLTKNTKLVDDGKLADIFPTVLKMMKLDQPAEMTGVSLF; the protein is encoded by the coding sequence GTGTCAGATAGTCCGAAACCGGTTGTGGTAATTGTTCGTGATGGCTGGGGAGACAACCCAAATCCTGAGCATGATGCATTTAATGCGATCAAGCTAGCGAAGACGCCGCGTGGTGCTGAGCTTTTGAACAAGTATCCGTGGACGCTAATTCATACGAGCGGCGAGATGGTCGGGCTAAACGACGGCACCATGGGCAACAGTGAAGTCGGGCATCAAAATATTGGTGCTGGACGCATTGTGAACCAAGAGAGTGTGCGAATCACAAAGTCGATCCGTGACGGTGATTTCTTTGATAACGAAGCGATGGTGAAGGCGGTTAAATCTGCTAAAGCTAAGGGCGGCTATGTTCACCTGCTCGGCATTGCATCAGATGCTGGTGTTCACGGCATGCTGACTCACCTGTACGCTTGCATTGAACTTTGTAAAAAACTTGGGCAAGAGAAAGTTGCGATCCACCTCTTCTGTGATGGCCGCGACACTGGTCCGTACACTGGCAAGGGCTACATTGAACAGATTGTTGCAAAATGTGCGGAGCTTGGTGTCGGCAGCATCGCCAGCATCATTGGCCGCTACTATGCGATGGATAGAGATAATCGCTGGGAACGTGTCAAAATGGCTTACGATCTGCTGACAACCGGCGAGGTTGACGGCAAGGTTGTGCCTAACTTTGATGATGCCATCTCTGCTGCTCAAAACTACTACGACAATCCAACGAACGACTCACAGAATGGTGATGAATTCATCATGCCTCGCACCGTAGGCGATGCGTCTGCAACACGTATCAAAGACGGCGATAGCGTGATCTTCTACAACTATCGTGGCGATAGACCTCGTGAAATCACACGAGCATTCATGCAACCAGACTTCTTTGGTAACGTATTGCCTTCACCTGAAAGTGGAGCAAAAGGTTTCGAACGCAAGCAACTGGATATTCAGTATGTTTGCATGACTGCTTACGACGAAAGCTTCATTGGATGGCCTAACCTAGGTGTCGCTTACCTGAAGCCACCAAAGATGATCAACATCGGCGGCGAATACTTGTCGAAACTCGGCAAAACTCAGTTCCGCTGCGCTGAAACTGAAAAATTCCCACACGTCACGTTCTTCGCAAATGATTACCGCGAAGAGCCATTCCCCGGCGAGGGCCGCCAGATGGCACAATCTCCAAAGGTTGCAACCTATGACTTGCAGCCTGAGATGTCAGCCTATGAAATCAGGGACATCGTGCTCGGCCGTGTGAATGCTGAAGACTGTGAAGACTTTATCCTCGTAAACTTTGCGAACGGTGATATGGTCGGCCACACCGGCAAGCTTGATGCAGCAATCAAAGCTGTTGAAACTGTTGATCAATGTGTCGGCGAGATTGTTGATGCGGTCCTCGCACGCGGTGGCAAGCTGATCGTCACTGCTGACCACGGAAATGCTGAGCAAATGTTCAACCCTGATACCGATGCTCCGCACACAGCTCACACGCTATATGACGTTGAGTGTATCTTGGTTGATCCAGACTTAACCAAAAACACGAAACTTGTTGACGATGGCAAACTCGCTGACATCTTCCCGACTGTACTGAAGATGATGAAGCTTGATCAGCCAGCCGAGATGACGGGCGTAAGTTTGTTCTAA
- a CDS encoding NAD-dependent epimerase/dehydratase family protein — MAIINWQEQHGDFFKGSKVVVTGGAGFIGSHITEALIDLGASVTVIDDLSGGDVANFDTFKDRAGTRLTFVEASILDNDALTKAVDGARYVMHQAALGSVPRSIEQPVLYHQVNTTGTLNVLEAARHAGVERVTFAASSSAYGDSETLPKIESMPVWAKSPYAANKAACEALMRAYADSYGLDTASLRYFNIFGPRQNANSAYAAVIAAFAKSIIANETPKIFGDGEQSRDFTFVDNAVHANLLAARSEKTVGGKVFNVACGKRITVNELAVHMAEMMGKPNLTPEHLPERAGDVKHSLADLTAIEDAINYTSLIDFETGLKPTVDWYIEDLTQSAV; from the coding sequence ATGGCAATCATCAACTGGCAGGAACAGCACGGCGATTTCTTTAAAGGTTCAAAAGTCGTCGTGACAGGCGGGGCAGGGTTTATTGGCTCGCATATTACTGAGGCGCTGATTGACCTGGGCGCAAGCGTCACCGTTATTGACGATCTCTCGGGTGGTGATGTTGCTAACTTTGATACATTCAAAGATCGTGCTGGGACTCGGCTCACCTTTGTGGAAGCGTCTATTCTCGACAATGACGCACTTACTAAAGCGGTTGATGGAGCTCGTTATGTGATGCACCAGGCTGCGCTTGGATCTGTACCACGATCAATTGAACAACCTGTTCTCTATCACCAGGTCAATACGACAGGCACGTTGAACGTGCTTGAAGCGGCACGCCATGCAGGTGTTGAACGTGTAACCTTTGCGGCATCATCATCTGCTTACGGTGACTCTGAAACTTTGCCGAAAATCGAATCGATGCCTGTCTGGGCAAAATCACCTTATGCAGCGAATAAGGCGGCTTGTGAAGCATTGATGCGGGCCTATGCCGATTCCTACGGCCTCGATACCGCATCATTACGCTACTTCAATATCTTCGGCCCACGCCAGAATGCGAACTCTGCGTACGCTGCTGTTATTGCTGCATTCGCAAAATCAATCATCGCAAACGAAACGCCTAAAATCTTCGGCGATGGCGAACAGTCACGCGACTTTACTTTTGTTGACAACGCGGTTCATGCCAACCTGCTTGCTGCTCGTTCAGAGAAAACGGTCGGTGGTAAAGTCTTTAACGTGGCATGTGGTAAGCGTATTACAGTCAATGAGCTTGCAGTACACATGGCTGAGATGATGGGTAAGCCGAATCTGACACCTGAGCATCTTCCCGAAAGAGCTGGTGATGTGAAGCATTCGCTCGCTGATCTCACAGCGATTGAGGACGCGATCAACTATACGTCGCTCATCGATTTTGAGACCGGCCTTAAGCCCACGGTTGATTGGTATATCGAAGACCTCACTCAATCAGCGGTCTGA
- a CDS encoding ATP-dependent Clp protease proteolytic subunit — protein MFTSALSGFIRVIVVIVGLLLALGCETTSRAVNYSNIDQMIEAGYPNVDVDLNSPLLKNRKIILTTDLNATSARDVITKLIYLDQLDSSKPIDFFINTNGGDLDVALAIIQTYRQIKAPVNTHALVDVKSGGVLLVAAGTGRRIAYPSSLFTVHGGVASSGTPLQYKQKALAIYEREMLTTMNLPREWFPLQGQVFHTMTASEALEYMVVDLIAAPERPLRSQLTEGS, from the coding sequence TTGTTTACATCCGCCTTGTCAGGTTTTATACGTGTTATCGTTGTGATTGTGGGATTGTTATTGGCCTTGGGGTGTGAAACAACCTCACGAGCTGTTAACTACTCGAACATTGATCAGATGATTGAGGCAGGTTATCCCAATGTTGATGTCGACCTGAATTCACCGCTGCTGAAAAACAGAAAGATCATCTTAACGACCGATCTTAATGCGACATCGGCACGTGATGTTATCACGAAGCTGATTTATCTTGATCAGTTGGATTCATCGAAACCTATCGATTTTTTTATCAACACCAACGGTGGGGATCTTGATGTTGCGCTTGCGATTATTCAGACCTATCGACAAATTAAGGCTCCGGTGAATACGCATGCGTTAGTGGATGTGAAGTCGGGTGGTGTGTTGCTTGTGGCGGCGGGGACAGGCAGGCGTATCGCCTATCCGTCTTCGCTCTTTACCGTTCATGGAGGCGTTGCTTCTTCTGGCACGCCACTCCAGTACAAGCAAAAAGCGCTTGCGATTTATGAACGTGAAATGCTTACTACGATGAATCTACCTCGGGAATGGTTTCCTCTGCAGGGGCAAGTCTTTCATACGATGACGGCGAGTGAGGCGTTGGAATACATGGTGGTGGATCTGATTGCTGCCCCGGAGCGTCCGTTGCGTTCGCAGTTAACCGAAGGCTCATGA
- a CDS encoding rhodanese-like domain-containing protein, translating to MSRSIELDNDGLPIGYPFQSEWEVTPRAVKEMIDGAAEFLFLDCRLPHEYEAAHVLNTTLIPMQELAARVEEIRDYEDACVVVMCHAGQRSLMVTDYLRQQGFEDVKSLAGGIDLWSLAIDPSIPRY from the coding sequence ATGTCGCGATCAATTGAGCTAGATAATGATGGTTTGCCAATTGGCTACCCATTTCAGAGTGAATGGGAAGTGACGCCGCGCGCGGTGAAGGAGATGATTGATGGGGCAGCAGAGTTTTTGTTTCTTGATTGCCGATTGCCGCATGAATATGAAGCGGCGCATGTACTGAACACAACGCTTATTCCGATGCAAGAGTTGGCGGCTCGGGTCGAAGAAATTCGAGACTACGAAGATGCGTGTGTTGTGGTTATGTGTCATGCGGGCCAACGATCATTGATGGTGACAGATTACCTTCGTCAGCAGGGTTTTGAGGATGTGAAATCTCTGGCTGGTGGGATTGATCTTTGGTCGCTTGCAATTGATCCATCAATTCCTCGTTACTGA
- a CDS encoding YfjI family protein, translating to MSQLYLPSVSVAIPQQYKAFPTYALSESVAQYVEQAAQSIGCDDAYVAMPLISALAAAVGNTQRIQLKSDWREPCIIWTAVIGESGTHKTPAQRIALQYLQKMQRTANEEFEIQQETHEAELLDYEDRYKAWRKSKNSEQPTKPQAPQLRRFLCNDITIEALASRLQDNPRGILVTRDELAGFFESMNAYKQGSGDVAQYLEMFQGNPLQVDRKSGNTPVVYVPRASICITGGIQPDAMRRALGRKNIENGLAARFLMANPPRKAKSWTDTNVDPILQQRIDRIFEGLLSLQFAADDEPINWPLDAETQQIWINFYNDHNQQQANLAGDLAAAWSKLEAYAARLALLVHMIRLTDGDCSANPECIDSLSMIQAIELIGWFCEETKRVYGMLREDESSREYRQIIELVQKKGGRITPRDLMRSGPCYKSVDEAKQKLDALVLAGIGEWASSPTTQQGGRPTQQFVLKGDTDTDETGEVQRE from the coding sequence ATGAGCCAGCTGTATTTACCTAGCGTAAGCGTAGCAATACCGCAACAGTACAAGGCGTTTCCTACCTACGCGCTGTCTGAATCTGTAGCGCAGTACGTAGAGCAAGCGGCGCAGTCTATAGGCTGTGATGATGCTTACGTAGCCATGCCTCTAATCAGCGCTTTGGCTGCTGCTGTCGGTAATACGCAGCGTATACAGCTAAAAAGCGATTGGCGTGAGCCTTGCATTATCTGGACGGCAGTGATTGGCGAATCAGGTACGCATAAAACGCCAGCGCAGCGTATCGCGCTGCAATACCTGCAAAAGATGCAGCGCACAGCTAACGAAGAATTCGAGATCCAGCAGGAAACACATGAAGCGGAGCTGCTTGATTATGAAGATCGTTATAAAGCGTGGCGCAAAAGCAAGAACAGTGAGCAGCCTACAAAGCCGCAAGCTCCGCAACTGCGCCGCTTCTTGTGTAACGATATCACAATTGAAGCATTGGCAAGCAGGTTGCAAGACAACCCACGCGGGATTTTAGTTACGCGCGATGAGCTTGCAGGGTTCTTTGAATCCATGAATGCGTATAAACAGGGTAGCGGCGATGTTGCGCAATATCTTGAGATGTTTCAAGGGAATCCTTTGCAGGTGGATCGTAAATCAGGCAACACGCCAGTGGTTTATGTCCCCAGAGCTTCGATCTGTATTACAGGCGGGATTCAACCCGATGCAATGCGTCGTGCATTAGGTAGAAAGAATATCGAGAACGGCTTAGCGGCAAGATTTTTGATGGCGAACCCGCCACGTAAAGCGAAGAGTTGGACAGATACAAATGTAGATCCAATATTGCAGCAGCGTATAGATCGGATCTTTGAGGGATTACTTAGTTTGCAGTTTGCTGCAGATGATGAACCGATCAATTGGCCATTAGATGCTGAAACGCAGCAGATCTGGATTAACTTCTACAACGATCACAATCAGCAACAAGCAAACTTGGCGGGTGATCTTGCTGCTGCATGGTCGAAACTCGAAGCATATGCGGCGAGGTTGGCTTTATTGGTTCATATGATCCGTCTTACTGATGGTGATTGCTCTGCAAATCCGGAATGTATTGACTCGCTCAGTATGATTCAGGCGATTGAGTTGATTGGTTGGTTCTGCGAAGAAACAAAGCGTGTTTATGGCATGTTGCGAGAGGATGAATCGAGCCGCGAGTATCGGCAGATTATCGAGTTGGTGCAGAAGAAAGGCGGCAGAATAACGCCGCGCGATCTAATGCGGTCGGGGCCTTGTTACAAAAGTGTGGACGAAGCCAAGCAGAAACTTGATGCGTTGGTATTAGCTGGAATCGGTGAATGGGCGAGTTCACCCACCACCCAGCAAGGCGGCAGACCGACACAGCAATTCGTGTTGAAAGGCGATACTGACACTGACGAAACGGGTGAGGTCCAGCGTGAATAA
- a CDS encoding toprim domain-containing protein: protein MSYQQFPSSGSDLVRVGRGHPCPICGKPDWCSVSNDGQVCICMRVSEGCVLETRNNGFLHKLTPRTDTDTTPSCSFASRRYVKPYVEPISEIDPIQWKNFTQLYHLKAKEIGLYKLSDNLGVSVQSLEQLEAGWNTKQVAWTFPMMHDSASYSGIRLRNDHGKKWAIKGSKQGLFIPKQLRSAEEPVQTLLIAEGPSDTAALLDMGANAIGRPSCRGCEKQLFTYIKELKPAQLVIASDQDEPGQLGAAALAKQLASHGYATLVIQPPAGHKDMRAWLRAGAAASDLANLISVKPMQRVAVALGGAA, encoded by the coding sequence GTGAGTTATCAGCAATTCCCTTCAAGTGGATCGGATCTGGTGCGGGTTGGGCGAGGTCATCCTTGCCCGATCTGCGGCAAGCCGGATTGGTGTAGCGTTAGCAATGATGGGCAAGTTTGTATTTGCATGCGTGTTAGTGAAGGCTGCGTGCTGGAAACAAGAAACAACGGTTTCCTACATAAGCTCACCCCCCGCACTGACACTGACACAACCCCCTCCTGTAGCTTTGCAAGTCGGCGATATGTGAAGCCATACGTTGAGCCTATATCTGAGATTGATCCGATTCAATGGAAAAACTTCACTCAGCTTTATCACCTAAAAGCCAAAGAGATCGGGCTTTATAAGTTGAGCGATAATCTAGGCGTAAGCGTACAGAGCTTGGAGCAGCTAGAAGCTGGCTGGAACACTAAGCAGGTAGCGTGGACGTTTCCGATGATGCACGATTCAGCTTCATATAGTGGTATTCGGCTGCGTAACGATCACGGTAAAAAATGGGCTATCAAAGGCAGCAAGCAGGGATTGTTTATTCCTAAGCAGCTACGCAGTGCAGAAGAGCCAGTGCAAACGCTGCTTATAGCTGAGGGGCCAAGCGATACCGCCGCATTGCTTGATATGGGGGCTAACGCAATAGGCAGGCCAAGCTGCCGTGGCTGCGAAAAGCAGCTTTTTACTTATATAAAGGAGCTAAAGCCAGCTCAGCTTGTGATTGCGAGTGATCAGGATGAGCCGGGGCAGCTAGGGGCAGCAGCCCTAGCTAAGCAACTAGCTAGCCATGGCTATGCTACACTTGTGATTCAGCCGCCAGCAGGGCATAAAGATATGCGTGCATGGCTACGCGCGGGGGCTGCAGCTAGCGATTTAGCTAATCTAATCAGCGTTAAGCCTATGCAGCGCGTTGCTGTAGCGCTAGGTGGTGCAGCATGA